The following coding sequences are from one Culex quinquefasciatus strain JHB chromosome 1, VPISU_Cqui_1.0_pri_paternal, whole genome shotgun sequence window:
- the LOC119771233 gene encoding uncharacterized protein LOC119771233 yields MQKRCDPLNDGFAEGNGELFFKHEPNLFRARIAHNLRQNPVSPLDDAHQPAADRDDRPRFERVPAALLASRYLVTQQTNNGSAKKDLDGPIEPVVIKPAVKRPEMNDVCQWMMTAGRMGGRCPFRRTWTGSS; encoded by the exons ATGCAGAAAAGATGTGATCCGCTG AACGATGGCTTTGCTGAGGGGAACGGAGAATTATTCTTTAAGCATGAACCCAACCTGTTCCGCGCTCGGATCGCACACAATCTACGCCAAAATCCCGTGTCCCCGCTGGACGATGCCCATCAGCCGGCTGCTGACCGAGATGACCGGCCTAGATTCGAGCGAGTGCCAGCCGCACTGCTGGCCTCCCGGTATCTGGTCACACAGCAAACGAATAACGGTTCCGCTAAAAAGGACCTGGACGGTCCCATTGAACCGGTTGTGATAAAGCCGGCGGTGAAACGACCGGAAATGAACGACGTTTGCCAGTGGATGATGACGGCGGGCCGGATGGGCGGGCGGTGCCCTTTCAGAAGAACCTGGACAGGCAGCAGCTGA